One segment of Rhodopirellula baltica SH 1 DNA contains the following:
- a CDS encoding DUF1559 domain-containing protein, producing MTSGTSLRKAFTLVELLVVIAIIGVLVGLLLPAVQAAREAARRMSCQNNLHQMGIALHNYHGIFNQLPSGWLADDIDHHEPGWGWAAAITPQIESGNIYDTIQFGMAIEEDENQQARESSIPSYMCPSDPLETLFFIAEAHGDGHGHEHDHSAALDDDDDDHDDEHESGHNVDDGDEFLFKIAKSNYAGVFGTFDIHDDMYHGDGLFYGNSRHRFRDVLDGLSQTVMVGERNSRLGGSIWQGLIPEANAAASRIVGAADHTPNSDAGHFEDFSSYHAAGAQFVLSDGSVRMLSQFIDLKVYHALVTRANYEVIEADSF from the coding sequence GCAAGGCTTTCACACTCGTTGAACTGTTGGTCGTGATCGCCATCATTGGCGTCCTCGTTGGCCTGTTGTTGCCAGCCGTCCAGGCCGCCCGCGAGGCCGCCCGCCGGATGTCGTGCCAAAACAACCTGCATCAAATGGGCATTGCCCTGCACAACTACCACGGCATCTTCAATCAGTTGCCCAGCGGTTGGTTGGCCGACGATATCGATCACCACGAACCCGGCTGGGGCTGGGCCGCCGCGATCACGCCGCAAATTGAAAGCGGAAACATCTACGACACCATTCAATTCGGAATGGCCATCGAAGAAGACGAGAACCAACAAGCACGTGAATCATCGATCCCAAGCTACATGTGCCCCAGCGATCCGCTAGAGACACTGTTCTTCATCGCCGAAGCTCACGGGGATGGTCATGGGCACGAACATGACCACTCAGCAGCGCTGGATGACGACGACGATGATCACGACGACGAACACGAGAGCGGGCACAACGTCGACGACGGCGACGAGTTCTTGTTCAAAATCGCCAAAAGCAACTACGCCGGTGTGTTCGGAACGTTTGACATCCACGACGACATGTATCACGGCGACGGTTTGTTCTACGGTAACAGCCGCCACCGTTTCCGCGACGTGCTGGATGGACTGAGCCAAACCGTGATGGTCGGCGAACGCAACAGTCGTTTGGGTGGCTCGATTTGGCAAGGGCTGATCCCCGAAGCCAATGCCGCCGCGTCTCGCATCGTTGGTGCAGCCGATCACACTCCGAACAGTGATGCCGGCCACTTTGAAGACTTCAGCAGCTACCACGCCGCCGGTGCACAATTCGTCCTGAGTGATGGATCGGTGCGAATGCTGTCGCAGTTCATTGACTTGAAGGTCTACCACGCCTTGGTGACCCGTGCCAATTACGAAGTCATCGAAGCCGACTCCTTCTGA